Proteins from one Cicer arietinum cultivar CDC Frontier isolate Library 1 chromosome 3, Cicar.CDCFrontier_v2.0, whole genome shotgun sequence genomic window:
- the LOC140919640 gene encoding uncharacterized protein — protein MADPPLPERTLSQYGNGDRNRTRLAIHSQPVTVNKFKISLTLYQELKKIHFSGKHNEDINRHLTNFFELCETMKVEGCSEEGKRLRLFPLSLKDVAKEWHNYLSFGSINTWDDLEDKFWEQYIPPAVFVRERQHISNYK, from the coding sequence ATGGCTGATCCACCACTACCTGAACGTACCCTCAGTCAGTATGGGAACGGAGATAGAAACCGTACTCGGTTGGCCATCCATAGccaaccggttacagtcaaCAAGTTCAAAATAAGTCTCACTTTATACCAAGAGTTGAAGAAGATTCATTTTTCAGGTAAACATAACGAAGACATAAATAGACATCTCACAAACTTCTTTGAACTATGTGAAACAATGAAGGTGGAAGGTTGCTCTGAAGAAGGCAAGAGGTTGAGATTATTTCCATTATCATTGAAAGATGTTGCTAAAGAGTGGCATAATTATCTATCCTTTGGAAGCATCAACACATGGGAtgaccttgaagataagttctgGGAACAATACATTCCCCCAGCTGTGTTCGTTAGAGAAAGGCAACATATTTCCAATTACAAATAG